In a genomic window of Xylophilus rhododendri:
- a CDS encoding barstar family protein produces MDTPLRTKEHNDTPLRGVRSNIVQSIRAHRVSDLQEAALSMGQHFLYANLAEAQSKQDVLDLIANQFTFPSHFGKNFDALYDCMTDPLHKSGPQPGFIVVLEQIPAHAKFDKEAREQLLDIFRDASDYWGDRKVAFRCFYSFL; encoded by the coding sequence ATGGACACGCCACTTCGTACGAAAGAACACAACGACACGCCCCTTCGCGGCGTGCGTAGCAACATCGTGCAATCCATCCGCGCGCATCGGGTGTCGGATCTGCAGGAGGCGGCCCTGTCCATGGGCCAGCACTTCCTGTATGCCAACCTGGCCGAGGCCCAGTCCAAACAGGACGTGCTGGATCTGATCGCCAACCAGTTCACCTTCCCGTCGCACTTCGGCAAGAATTTCGACGCGTTGTACGACTGCATGACGGATCCGTTGCATAAATCGGGCCCGCAGCCCGGCTTCATCGTGGTGCTCGAACAGATTCCCGCGCATGCCAAGTTCGACAAGGAAGCGCGCGAACAGCTGCTGGACATCTTCCGCGATGCGTCGGACTACTGGGGCGACCGCAAGGTGGCGTTCCGGTGCTTCTATTCTTTTCTGTAG